Proteins co-encoded in one Candidatus Bealeia paramacronuclearis genomic window:
- the rpoZ gene encoding DNA-directed RNA polymerase subunit omega: MARVTVEDCILKIPNRFDLVLAAGQRARQIAAGSPLTVSRDNDKNPIVALREIAAGNVHPEELEESLIKGLQHYVEGDMPSDDELMEFLNEEETLKGQFSSSNIKETELALGSEISDDELEEEIDADITTEVILESDE, from the coding sequence ATGGCTCGGGTTACGGTTGAAGATTGCATTTTAAAAATTCCAAATCGTTTTGATCTGGTTTTGGCTGCAGGGCAACGCGCACGTCAAATTGCTGCAGGTTCTCCTTTGACGGTCTCCAGAGATAATGACAAAAATCCGATTGTGGCGCTTCGGGAAATTGCCGCCGGAAATGTCCATCCGGAAGAGCTTGAAGAAAGCCTCATTAAAGGTCTTCAACACTATGTTGAAGGTGACATGCCTTCCGATGATGAGCTCATGGAATTTCTGAATGAAGAAGAAACCTTAAAAGGTCAGTTTTCCTCTTCAAATATTAAAGAAACTGAGCTTGCCCTCGGCTCTGAAATCAGCGATGATGAGTTAGAGGAAGAAATTGATGCAGACATCACAACAGAGGTTATTTTGGAGAGTGACGAATAA
- the ykgO gene encoding type B 50S ribosomal protein L36 — translation MKVVNSLKSIKNRDKNCRVIRRKGRVYVINKTNPRYKARQG, via the coding sequence ATGAAAGTTGTAAACTCACTTAAGTCAATCAAGAATCGTGACAAGAACTGCCGCGTTATCCGCAGAAAAGGTCGCGTTTACGTGATTAATAAAACCAACCCACGCTATAAAGCGCGTCAAGGTTAA
- a CDS encoding flavin reductase family protein: MKIDEKTFRDTMAQFPTGVTVVTTSHNKIGKFGVTISSLTSVSLTPPLVLFCLGTKGHSIEIFRDVDHFAFNILANHQTSLSHLFASRMPIDWNELNFSYPENSTCPLLSDSLGYIVCEKFATYPGGDHEIIVGHVKDMKINKKSLPLIRHAGQYRTVV; encoded by the coding sequence ATGAAAATTGATGAAAAAACATTCCGCGACACTATGGCCCAATTTCCAACGGGCGTCACCGTTGTGACCACCTCACATAACAAAATCGGGAAATTTGGCGTCACAATTTCTTCATTAACATCGGTCTCCTTAACCCCTCCCCTTGTTTTGTTTTGCCTTGGAACCAAAGGTCACAGCATTGAGATTTTTCGAGACGTTGATCATTTCGCATTTAATATTTTAGCGAATCATCAAACCTCTCTCTCCCATTTGTTTGCAAGTCGTATGCCAATTGATTGGAATGAGTTGAATTTTTCGTATCCTGAAAATTCAACTTGTCCACTTTTGAGTGACTCTTTGGGCTATATTGTGTGTGAAAAATTCGCAACGTATCCTGGTGGAGATCACGAAATCATCGTGGGGCATGTTAAGGATATGAAAATTAATAAAAAAAGCCTCCCCCTCATTCGCCATGCGGGGCAATATCGAACGGTAGTCTAA
- the motB gene encoding flagellar motor protein MotB produces MAAQPKPSDQLQPIIVIKKIKKVAGHGHHGGAWKVAYADFVTAMMAFFLLMWLLNATSDEQKMGISNYFDPIGVSQGATGAGGVMGGKSIKSDGVLHDVTATPTVGPPLGADSEGDGESAGTYNKPADQLTVEEKKKLQKTVDDYEEKLFKAAEAELKKSIGNDPELKAFMDNLKIDRTPEGLRIQIVDANNQSMFPSGSSRMYSYMEKLLQKVALVVLRMPNKISVAGHTDAHQYALRNSYTNWELSSDRANASRRVLISTGLSPDRMASVVGKAETDPLIKDNPEDPANRRISITLLKKSISDPGLTEKPAAPVAAPKDTQVPAQATPSKKP; encoded by the coding sequence GTGGCCGCTCAACCCAAACCCTCAGATCAACTTCAGCCGATCATCGTCATTAAGAAGATCAAAAAGGTCGCAGGTCATGGTCATCATGGTGGTGCGTGGAAGGTGGCTTATGCGGATTTTGTGACCGCGATGATGGCGTTTTTTTTGCTGATGTGGCTTTTGAATGCGACTTCGGATGAACAAAAAATGGGTATTTCGAACTATTTTGATCCCATCGGAGTTTCTCAAGGTGCAACTGGTGCGGGTGGTGTGATGGGTGGAAAGTCTATTAAATCTGATGGCGTTCTCCATGATGTGACGGCTACTCCCACGGTGGGGCCGCCTTTAGGTGCGGATTCAGAAGGTGATGGGGAATCTGCAGGGACTTATAATAAACCTGCAGACCAACTGACAGTGGAAGAAAAGAAAAAGCTTCAAAAAACAGTTGATGATTATGAAGAAAAACTCTTCAAGGCGGCTGAAGCTGAGCTTAAAAAAAGTATAGGAAATGATCCTGAGCTCAAAGCTTTTATGGACAATTTGAAGATTGATCGCACGCCAGAAGGCCTTCGGATTCAAATTGTGGACGCCAATAACCAGTCTATGTTTCCCTCAGGTAGCAGCCGAATGTATAGTTATATGGAAAAGCTTCTTCAAAAAGTGGCATTGGTTGTTTTGCGGATGCCCAATAAAATTTCAGTAGCCGGCCACACGGATGCCCATCAATATGCTTTGAGGAATAGCTATACCAACTGGGAGCTTTCCTCAGATCGGGCAAACGCCAGCAGACGGGTTCTCATTTCAACAGGACTCTCTCCTGACAGAATGGCCTCCGTTGTGGGAAAAGCAGAAACTGACCCCCTTATAAAAGATAATCCTGAGGATCCCGCTAATCGTCGCATCAGTATTACACTTTTGAAAAAGTCGATTAGTGATCCAGGATTAACTGAAAAACCAGCGGCGCCTGTTGCTGCGCCCAAAGATACTCAAGTTCCAGCCCAGGCAACGCCTTCTAAAAAGCCTTGA
- a CDS encoding complex I NDUFA9 subunit family protein, with amino-acid sequence MKTITVFGGSGFIGRYVIQNLAQAGYNIRVAVRFPVQANFLKVLGRVGQITPICAPVNIPELVDHAIQKSDGIINLTGILFEKKNQTFEHVHVDGVRNIAKAAQKYEIQNVVHVSALGQGKNSTSQYARTKALGEEVLRSHVKEAVILRPSVVFGPEDQFFNRFAEIACLSPFIPLIGGGHTKLQPIYVGDVAEAITRVLGRYASYGNTYEIGGPFTYTFRELMILMLKVIERERILLSLPYSLATLMGWFGQFLPTPPLTADQVELLKADNIVSGKYPTISDLGIDPKTVEAIIPSYLGRFRRVG; translated from the coding sequence ATGAAAACAATTACGGTTTTTGGCGGATCTGGATTTATTGGCCGCTATGTGATTCAGAATTTGGCGCAAGCCGGCTATAACATTCGCGTAGCCGTGCGCTTTCCTGTCCAAGCTAATTTTTTAAAGGTTTTGGGGCGCGTGGGGCAAATCACCCCCATTTGTGCACCCGTAAATATTCCTGAACTTGTCGATCATGCGATTCAAAAATCAGACGGAATCATTAATTTAACGGGTATTTTGTTTGAAAAGAAAAACCAAACTTTCGAGCATGTTCATGTTGATGGTGTCCGTAATATTGCCAAAGCTGCTCAAAAATACGAGATTCAAAACGTGGTGCATGTTTCTGCATTGGGGCAAGGCAAAAATTCAACGTCTCAATATGCGCGCACCAAAGCATTGGGGGAGGAGGTTTTAAGGTCTCATGTGAAAGAAGCCGTCATTTTAAGACCAAGTGTTGTATTTGGTCCCGAAGATCAATTTTTTAATCGCTTTGCAGAAATAGCCTGTTTATCGCCTTTTATTCCGCTCATTGGCGGAGGTCACACAAAGCTCCAGCCTATTTATGTGGGCGATGTAGCCGAAGCCATTACTAGGGTCTTGGGGCGATATGCCTCTTACGGCAACACTTATGAAATCGGGGGCCCCTTCACTTACACATTTCGAGAGCTCATGATTTTGATGCTTAAAGTTATTGAAAGGGAACGTATTCTTCTTTCCCTCCCTTACTCCCTTGCAACGCTTATGGGATGGTTTGGGCAATTTCTGCCCACGCCGCCTTTAACCGCGGATCAAGTAGAGCTTTTAAAGGCAGACAATATCGTGAGTGGAAAATACCCCACGATTTCTGATCTTGGGATTGATCCCAAAACCGTTGAAGCCATTATTCCTTCATATTTAGGGAGATTCCGGCGGGTGGGGTGA
- a CDS encoding IS607 family transposase, with protein sequence MDKLLSIREASRILGVSNGTLRRWEKESRLVPERTAGGQRRYPLSALRPHLVRTEKIDRKTLCYARVSSHDQRQDLERQKQVLEMYCAAQGWKFETIADLGSGMNYNKKGLKILISAILDREAGRLVLTHKDRLLRFGAELIFSICEMNQVEVVIINQGKEPSFEEELAKDVLEIITVFSARLYGARSKKNKKLLEGLKEAYDAVSS encoded by the coding sequence ATGGATAAGTTATTGAGTATCAGAGAAGCCAGTCGTATTCTTGGAGTGTCAAATGGCACATTAAGGCGATGGGAAAAAGAGAGTCGCCTTGTTCCCGAAAGAACAGCGGGAGGACAAAGACGTTATCCTTTATCTGCCTTGCGCCCTCATCTTGTTCGCACTGAAAAGATAGATAGAAAAACGCTTTGCTATGCTCGTGTTTCCAGTCACGATCAACGGCAGGATTTGGAAAGACAAAAACAAGTCCTTGAGATGTATTGTGCAGCTCAAGGTTGGAAGTTTGAGACCATTGCGGATCTTGGCAGTGGTATGAATTACAACAAAAAGGGTCTGAAGATCCTGATTAGTGCCATTTTAGACAGAGAAGCAGGTCGATTGGTTTTAACCCATAAAGACAGGCTGTTAAGATTTGGAGCAGAATTAATCTTTTCCATTTGTGAGATGAATCAGGTAGAAGTTGTGATTATCAATCAAGGGAAAGAACCCTCTTTTGAAGAGGAACTCGCCAAAGATGTGTTGGAAATTATCACTGTTTTTTCGGCCAGATTGTATGGTGCGAGAAGTAAAAAGAACAAGAAATTATTGGAAGGTCTGAAAGAAGCCTACGATGCTGTTAGTTCATAA
- a CDS encoding ribonuclease D — protein sequence MQNPNIHLYLNDLPDDFEPGEVVAIDTETLGLNLHRDRLCVAQISKGDGHCYLVQFSQGSDYAAPNLKAILTNPKIQKIFHFARFDVAAFYQYLGVETENIYCTKIASRLTRTYADRHGLKDLCKSILGIEISKQEQTSDWGSPELSPSQMEYAATDVLYLHKLRQKLEALLIRENRKSEADKCFDFIMTRAKLDLMGWNDQDIFAHI from the coding sequence ATGCAAAACCCCAATATTCATCTTTATCTCAATGATCTTCCCGATGATTTTGAACCGGGAGAGGTCGTCGCTATCGATACAGAAACTTTGGGCCTTAATTTACATCGCGATCGTTTATGTGTGGCCCAAATTTCAAAAGGGGATGGCCATTGTTATTTGGTTCAATTTTCTCAAGGATCAGATTATGCAGCCCCTAATTTGAAGGCAATTTTGACCAATCCCAAAATTCAAAAAATATTTCATTTTGCCAGATTTGATGTAGCGGCCTTTTATCAATATTTAGGCGTTGAAACGGAAAATATTTATTGCACCAAAATTGCATCGCGTTTGACCCGAACCTATGCGGATCGTCATGGTTTGAAGGATTTGTGCAAAAGCATTTTAGGTATTGAAATATCCAAGCAAGAACAAACCTCCGATTGGGGAAGCCCTGAGCTCAGTCCCTCCCAAATGGAATATGCGGCAACAGACGTGCTTTATTTACACAAGCTTCGTCAAAAACTGGAGGCGCTTTTAATCCGTGAAAATCGCAAATCGGAAGCTGATAAATGCTTTGATTTCATTATGACGCGCGCAAAATTAGATCTTATGGGCTGGAACGACCAAGACATTTTTGCGCATATTTAG
- a CDS encoding threonine ammonia-lyase translates to MTVTFEDIKRAQEELQGIIVRTPLVPSAVFSEKTGADVFLKLEIFQATGSFKDRGAYTKMKTLTHEELKRGVISMSAGNHAQSVAYHAKALGTQATIVMPVNTPVTKIMNTEKWGARVILEGTLLSESYDAAQKIAHENGYTFIHPYDDPDIIRGQGTIGLEIFEDCPEIDAVIIPIGGGGLSSGISLALKTLNPKIKVYGVEAEGYASLYSALHEDEAHLNYGKNLTLAEGIAVKTIGKNCFEILKDTLDDIFVIDEFHIEEAVDLMVRKQHIVAEGAGAIALAALLTHPKRFEGKKVVLLICGANIDPRVLGTIILRGQIRDGKLARLRIKTPDMPGVLATITNILATHRCNILETHHQRLFYTVPIKMADVDITIETRNERHVEEVMTDIKAAGFEVHRLHDNREG, encoded by the coding sequence GTGACGGTCACATTTGAAGATATCAAACGCGCGCAAGAAGAACTTCAAGGCATTATTGTGCGTACGCCCCTTGTGCCATCTGCTGTCTTTTCAGAAAAAACTGGGGCAGATGTTTTCTTGAAGCTTGAAATCTTTCAAGCAACAGGGTCTTTTAAAGATCGCGGTGCTTATACGAAGATGAAGACTCTGACACACGAGGAACTGAAGCGCGGTGTGATTTCTATGTCTGCCGGGAACCATGCGCAATCGGTCGCGTATCACGCAAAAGCACTGGGAACCCAAGCAACAATTGTGATGCCCGTTAATACGCCTGTGACCAAAATTATGAACACGGAAAAATGGGGTGCACGTGTCATTTTAGAGGGGACACTTTTGAGTGAGTCTTATGATGCTGCTCAAAAGATTGCGCATGAGAATGGGTATACATTTATTCATCCCTATGATGATCCTGATATCATTCGCGGGCAAGGCACCATCGGCCTTGAGATTTTTGAAGATTGTCCAGAGATTGATGCCGTTATTATTCCTATAGGTGGAGGGGGGCTTTCTTCAGGTATTAGTTTGGCGCTTAAGACGCTGAATCCCAAAATCAAGGTTTATGGCGTTGAGGCGGAAGGATATGCCTCTTTATATTCAGCACTCCATGAAGACGAAGCTCACCTCAATTATGGAAAAAATTTAACGCTGGCCGAAGGCATTGCGGTTAAAACCATTGGAAAAAATTGTTTTGAAATTTTAAAAGACACGCTTGATGATATTTTTGTTATTGATGAATTTCACATCGAAGAGGCCGTTGATCTTATGGTTCGAAAGCAACATATTGTGGCCGAAGGGGCAGGGGCCATTGCGCTGGCAGCATTATTAACCCATCCAAAACGTTTTGAAGGCAAAAAAGTGGTACTTCTGATTTGTGGAGCCAATATTGACCCAAGGGTTTTGGGGACCATTATTTTACGCGGGCAAATTCGGGACGGAAAACTCGCGCGCCTTCGCATTAAAACGCCGGATATGCCAGGAGTTTTGGCAACAATTACAAATATTCTTGCGACCCATCGTTGCAATATTCTCGAAACCCATCACCAACGCCTTTTTTATACCGTTCCCATCAAGATGGCGGATGTTGATATCACAATCGAAACGCGTAATGAAAGACATGTTGAAGAGGTGATGACGGATATCAAGGCGGCAGGCTTTGAGGTTCATCGCTTGCATGACAATAGAGAAGGGTAG
- a CDS encoding RNA-guided endonuclease TnpB family protein, which yields MLLVHKVELKPNNKQATYFRKACGVARFAYNWALDQWKKQYQNGEKPTEISLRKLLNACKAEEYPWMQEVTKNAPQQAIKNLGSAFNRFFRKQGGYPKFKKKGIRDSFRADNGPPQKGESAIRVTGKKIQIPCLGWVKITENLRFQGQIKSLTISRVADRWFASISVEIDKLPHVRKNQGIVGVDLGITKLATLSNGMVVEGAKAHTALLKKLKRSSRQLSRKDKKSMNFKKHTQKLARLHARIANIRRDYLHKATTDIVLNHHEIGIENLNVKGMSANRKLARHILDQSFYEFRRQLEYKAGLYNAQIFVADRFFPSSKLCHSCGCVYADLKLSERHWTCPHCNQSHDRDVNAALNLQRLCTGSSPETYACGVGSSGSFARQISETTCVESGIQHHA from the coding sequence ATGCTGTTAGTTCATAAAGTAGAATTGAAGCCAAATAATAAGCAGGCGACTTATTTTAGAAAAGCCTGCGGTGTTGCACGCTTTGCTTATAATTGGGCTTTAGATCAATGGAAGAAACAATACCAGAATGGTGAGAAGCCTACAGAAATAAGCCTGCGTAAACTTCTCAATGCTTGTAAGGCGGAAGAATATCCTTGGATGCAAGAGGTCACTAAAAATGCCCCTCAACAAGCCATCAAAAATTTAGGATCAGCTTTTAACCGCTTTTTCCGCAAACAGGGAGGATATCCCAAGTTTAAAAAGAAAGGAATCAGGGATAGCTTTAGAGCGGACAATGGTCCGCCCCAAAAAGGAGAGTCTGCCATTCGTGTGACAGGTAAAAAGATTCAAATTCCTTGTTTGGGATGGGTCAAAATAACAGAGAATTTGAGATTTCAAGGACAAATAAAATCCTTGACGATCTCAAGAGTTGCAGACCGATGGTTTGCATCCATCAGTGTTGAAATAGACAAACTGCCTCATGTACGCAAGAACCAAGGTATTGTGGGTGTGGATTTGGGTATTACAAAACTGGCAACTTTATCCAATGGCATGGTTGTTGAGGGAGCAAAGGCACATACCGCTTTGCTGAAGAAGTTAAAACGATCTTCTCGACAGCTATCTCGTAAAGATAAAAAGAGTATGAATTTTAAAAAGCATACTCAAAAACTGGCACGTCTTCACGCCCGAATCGCTAATATCAGACGTGATTATCTCCATAAGGCAACAACCGATATTGTCCTGAATCATCATGAAATTGGCATTGAAAACCTAAATGTCAAAGGTATGTCAGCGAACAGAAAATTAGCTCGACATATTTTAGATCAGTCTTTTTATGAATTCAGGCGTCAATTGGAATATAAGGCAGGTCTCTATAATGCTCAAATTTTTGTTGCTGATCGGTTCTTTCCGTCAAGCAAGCTCTGCCATAGCTGCGGATGTGTTTATGCGGATTTAAAGTTGTCGGAGAGACATTGGACGTGTCCACATTGCAACCAATCTCATGACAGAGATGTGAATGCAGCCCTTAATTTACAACGTTTATGTACGGGCAGCTCGCCCGAAACTTATGCCTGTGGAGTGGGAAGCTCTGGCTCATTTGCTCGTCAAATAAGTGAAACTACCTGCGTTGAATCAGGAATACAACACCATGCGTAA
- a CDS encoding aldehyde dehydrogenase family protein produces the protein MSLPATKISPMSSPQDLAKYLEKKNLIDGKLVSPQSGAYFKVLNPATMETVCEMPQSGASDVESAILSAEKAQKAWKEVSAEKRGRLISQCADLLEAHQEELAQLMTLETGKAIRTESRLEAGVFANSFRYYAGLAMEIKGETIPHSPTTLTMTVREPIGVVGAIIPWNVPLLLMALKVAPALVAGNSIVVKSSEEAPLAVLRAAELINSILPAGLLNMISGDGPGTGAILATHPKIAKLTFTGSVETGKIVYGLSAQKLAPVTLELGGKSPMIICEDVDVDKVVQGAVTSMRFTRQGQSCTAASRIFIHATIFDAFLEKLKAKVNALKMGNPFDETTDIGTIISPAQYEKVLKYIEIGKLASGAKAHTCSQLPEKAPFSKGLYIQPVLFTGLSNDHQLAQEEIFGPVTCLIPWKSFEDVIQMANDSEYGLAATIWTNDLCKALNAVHQLEAGFVQVNQNNVVMPGLSYGGFKSSGLGKEASFEAMIDHFTRKKTIIMNLRS, from the coding sequence ATGTCACTTCCTGCCACGAAAATTTCGCCCATGTCTTCACCGCAAGATCTTGCAAAGTATCTTGAGAAAAAAAATCTCATCGATGGAAAATTGGTGAGTCCTCAAAGTGGAGCTTATTTTAAAGTTTTAAACCCTGCCACGATGGAGACGGTTTGTGAAATGCCGCAATCGGGGGCGTCTGATGTTGAGTCCGCAATTTTATCCGCCGAAAAAGCACAAAAGGCCTGGAAAGAAGTTTCTGCGGAAAAGCGAGGTCGTTTGATTTCCCAATGTGCAGATCTTTTAGAGGCCCATCAGGAAGAGCTCGCCCAATTGATGACCCTTGAAACGGGAAAAGCCATTCGCACAGAAAGTCGCCTTGAGGCTGGCGTTTTTGCCAATTCTTTCCGATATTATGCAGGCCTTGCCATGGAGATTAAGGGCGAAACCATTCCCCATTCTCCTACAACACTTACCATGACGGTGCGTGAACCCATCGGCGTTGTGGGCGCAATTATTCCTTGGAACGTACCTCTTCTTTTAATGGCACTCAAGGTGGCGCCTGCACTTGTTGCGGGAAATAGTATCGTCGTGAAATCTTCTGAAGAAGCGCCCTTGGCCGTTTTGCGTGCAGCGGAATTGATTAATTCAATTTTACCTGCAGGTCTACTTAATATGATCTCAGGTGATGGTCCGGGAACGGGCGCCATATTGGCTACTCACCCTAAAATTGCAAAGCTGACGTTCACCGGATCCGTTGAGACAGGGAAAATTGTCTATGGGCTTTCCGCCCAAAAACTCGCCCCGGTTACTTTGGAATTGGGGGGCAAAAGCCCCATGATTATTTGCGAAGACGTTGATGTTGACAAAGTTGTCCAAGGTGCTGTGACCAGTATGCGTTTCACGCGCCAAGGACAGAGTTGTACAGCTGCAAGCCGTATCTTTATCCACGCGACTATTTTCGACGCTTTCCTTGAAAAATTGAAGGCCAAAGTTAATGCGCTTAAAATGGGGAATCCTTTTGACGAGACTACCGATATTGGAACTATTATTTCCCCCGCTCAATACGAAAAGGTTTTGAAATATATTGAGATCGGGAAATTGGCCTCAGGGGCAAAAGCCCACACTTGCTCTCAATTGCCGGAAAAAGCACCTTTCTCCAAAGGTCTTTATATTCAACCCGTCCTTTTTACAGGCCTTTCTAATGATCATCAATTGGCGCAAGAGGAAATCTTCGGTCCCGTCACCTGCCTTATTCCTTGGAAGAGTTTTGAGGATGTGATCCAGATGGCCAATGATTCCGAGTACGGTTTGGCCGCAACTATTTGGACTAATGATCTCTGCAAAGCACTCAATGCCGTTCATCAGCTTGAGGCTGGATTTGTGCAGGTTAATCAAAATAACGTGGTGATGCCAGGTCTTTCTTATGGCGGATTTAAAAGCTCAGGTCTAGGGAAAGAGGCCTCTTTTGAGGCCATGATTGACCACTTTACACGCAAGAAAACTATCATCATGAATTTGAGGTCCTAA
- the motA gene encoding flagellar motor stator protein MotA → MFFGIGAVVVLVCVFGAYASHGGSLAVLWQPAELIIIFGAAIGAFVIANPKSVLLGTISGLKAMVAGSPYSKASYLELLSLLYIIFKLAKSKGMLALEAHVENPHESTIFNQFPKIQHNHHAMEFLCDYLRMMTLGTDNASEIEDLMNEELDTHHHELEQIPTAVQGMADGMPALGIVAAVLGVIHTMGSLTEPPEVLGHLIGAALVGTFMGVLLSYGFIAPMASSIKAVYDSESKYFQCIKIGLLAHLNGYAPQVSIEFARKSIFSDIRPTFYEVEETVSAIPNPA, encoded by the coding sequence ATGTTTTTTGGAATCGGTGCCGTCGTCGTTCTTGTCTGTGTCTTTGGCGCTTATGCTTCCCATGGGGGAAGTTTGGCAGTTTTGTGGCAACCCGCCGAGTTGATTATTATTTTTGGTGCAGCTATTGGAGCATTTGTCATTGCAAACCCTAAAAGTGTTCTTTTGGGAACCATCTCGGGTCTTAAAGCTATGGTTGCAGGGTCCCCATATAGTAAAGCCAGTTATTTGGAGCTTTTAAGCCTTCTTTATATCATCTTTAAATTGGCAAAAAGCAAGGGAATGCTTGCGCTTGAGGCTCATGTTGAAAATCCTCATGAAAGTACAATTTTCAATCAATTTCCAAAAATCCAACATAATCATCATGCCATGGAATTTCTGTGCGATTATCTGAGAATGATGACCTTGGGGACGGATAATGCCAGCGAAATTGAAGATTTGATGAATGAAGAATTAGACACACACCATCACGAGCTTGAACAAATTCCTACGGCTGTTCAAGGAATGGCCGATGGTATGCCTGCCCTTGGAATTGTGGCCGCCGTTTTAGGTGTGATTCACACCATGGGATCTTTGACAGAACCACCAGAAGTTTTGGGGCATTTGATTGGAGCGGCCCTTGTGGGAACATTCATGGGAGTGTTGCTTTCGTATGGATTTATAGCGCCGATGGCAAGCTCAATTAAGGCAGTATATGACTCTGAATCCAAATACTTTCAATGCATTAAAATTGGACTTTTGGCGCATTTGAATGGATATGCACCTCAAGTTTCCATTGAGTTTGCGAGAAAGTCAATTTTTTCAGATATTCGGCCAACCTTTTATGAGGTTGAAGAAACTGTTTCTGCGATTCCGAATCCGGCATAA